The following nucleotide sequence is from Salvia miltiorrhiza cultivar Shanhuang (shh) chromosome 7, IMPLAD_Smil_shh, whole genome shotgun sequence.
ATGCTTGATGCATTTTtgtatctcattttcaattgttttaacctaaatttagagttagtgatgcatttaggtgatctgcggGGAGTGCTCTAATGACAATCAATGACTGGGCAACATTCATATGTTTTTTgatagatatttttttttattataacaatctATAAACTTATAAACTCTATGAAAATATAGATAAATCAATGTCACAGAATCTGCTAAActctacataaaattaaaacaatccATAGAATTAGTCGAATCCATAGATTATAAAAAGTCTATCAAAATCTTTTAAATTCTTAATTGAATACACCTCCTAAATAAATATTAGTAGTAAACTAGCTAAATGGATCAAATTGTCATTACTTTTCAATCACaactccttttcttttctttttcttgttcatTTTTTACAACTTATTATTTCTCTAGCATCTAATTATTTAGATctcacatttttattttctatctctGTCTCCATTTTCTCCGATTCAAACTCAGTTGCTTCCGTTGCAGGCGATTCAGTGCTTTACCTCCTTTTTTGATATATGGggttttaaatatatttgttcGAACATATTTTGTGCTTAGCCCATCTATGAATGTGtttcttctttaaaaaaaaatcatttttcagATCTAATCGTGATAATCTGTTTAGCTGTATTTCAAGTTCAATTATATGGTACAACTTGTACGTAAGAGAATTATTCGTACCAAGTGTTGTGCGTCAATTTTGGGACGAATGATACGAATTGGTCCATTCGTATCATTTGTGCCAAGAGATTGTGCGTAAATTCTTGGGATGAATTGTACGAAAGAGCTTCATTCGTACTAGTAGTTCCAAGTGTTGCGGGCTATCTATTGGGATGAATGGTATGAAAAATCTCCATTCGTACTAGTCATTCCAAGTGTTGCTCGGCGCGCTTGTCACCAAAAACTTTAGAGCCACATTTGAGGCCTTAAACGATCTCTTTAGATTCTAGGCCCTAAATACGATCTATTTGTCTTATAAAAAGCTTTTCGTAGCCAACGAATAACCTCAATTGGAGTTCAATAGCAAAAATTATGACAATCATACGGAAATTTTGAGAAATATTGGGTTCAAGGACAATCTCATCTGAAAAATGCaaatattaactaaattttAGTGAAATAATATTTGGACAGTTATTGAATTTGCCTATTTTATATGGCTAGTTTTTGGACAATCTCATCTGAAAATCCaaatattaactaaattttAGTGAAATAATATTTGGACAATTATTGAATTTCCCTATTTTATATGGCTGTCTCAAAAACTGCATCTATAAAGAATTATACTAATACTcattttataaatttactaaAATACCATTACAGAATTACGATGCAAAGAAAgcaaaataattaatgaataaaaatagttaaaaaGAAATGGATTATCATGAActtatttaatttccatcccTTTGAACTTTTTTTTGAGGGGCATCCCTTTGAACTTTGTTGTGCCAATAAACACGGGtcattctattcatagcccaattttattctttatagCCCCttatttcaataataattaacaATTTATCATTTTACCCTATATTTCATagtctttaattaaattaaatttttagtaaattaaaaatcaatatctaAGAATATTTATAGCCTCTTACCGTGAATAATTCACTGTATACTGTATAGCCTCCAATTAAGAATTTTAAGAAGCACAATTTTCTTCTGTTCTTGCCTCGTTAAATTCTATACAAATCAGCCACCACAATCACAAAATAATCAACCAGTAGCTGTACATGGACATGAATGGAAGCAAAGTTGATGAATAGAGTTAAACTATCAATATCCCTCTGAATTAGCAAATTATCGGAACTCGAGTTTGTTTGTGTAAATAGATTTGTTTGTTGATAGATggcttttcttttcttatttacaCTATCGTGCCACTCATTATTTACTTAAATGAAGAAATTGCTAATTAATTCTAAAATCTGTATCCACTTCAAATAGAAGAGCAGTCAAATTTATTTGGGCTTCTCAGTTTATAACTACATCGGGCCTATTATTAGCTGCGGCCCACATTATTCGAATATACGTAAAAGCTTGGCCTCATATCTAGGGTTTAGAATCCCTCTCATCAGCTGCTGCAGTTTCTTCATCACCCTATCTCTCTTCCACCACCGAATTAGCTCAGCAGTCATGGTGATCTCGCGTTTCTTCTTCCGTGCCTAATGTTTTGGGATTTATGGTTCAATGCTGTGCTAATTAGTGTTTTTGCTTTTGCTGCAGATTATTTCGGAGAAGAACAGGAGAGAGATCTCCAAGTACCTCTTTCAAGGTTCGGTTAAGCTCATTAAAATCTCTCTATATTACATACTGTAACTATGTATCTATATCGTGGACTTTGTTTATACTtaagattgtttttttttttttttgttgaacgCGGTCAAGCGATAATCAGCTATGAATCTGCAAACTCATATTGGTTTTTCGTTAATATGTTATGTTTACAGAGGGCGTGTGCTATGCGAAGAAGGATTTCAACCTAGCTAAGCACCCCGAGATCGATGTCCCAAATCTGCAGGTGATTAAGCTTATGCAGAGCTTCAAGTCGAAAGAGTACGTGCGTGAGACCTTTGCTTGGATGCACTACTATTGGTATCTGACAAATGATGGAATTGAATTCCTCCGCACATACCTCAACCTTCCATCAGAGATCGTCCCCGCCACACTCAAGAAGTCGGCCAAGCCCCTCGGCCGACCCATGGGTGGCCCCCCTGGCGATCGCCCTCGGTAATAAACGCTCCTCACTTTTAATTGTTAGAAATTTATGTTATCCGATATCTGCTGGGAACACTAGTATGTGAAATGGTGCTAAATCTATTTGGCTTGTTAATTATGTGTGCTTGAAGCCCTGTTTTTATGATGATAGTATATGTGTggttttcatcttcttcttttttggggGTTTGGTAGTTGGATTTGGATTTCACATTTGCAGGAAACTCATATTTTCCCGAACTTCAGCTATGCTGCTTATTCTCCATGTAATAGCAGTGACAGGGCTGTATAGCCTTAGTGTTCCTGCACATCAAAAAACTAGATATTAAATTACATGTCACGCTGCGTATATTTAGTAGATTAGTATCAATTCCTTGCATTCTTCAATCTGGCAAGGCCTTCTGAGTTGGGGTTTTGCTGACCGAATAGCTGCAACACCTCTTGTCTGATCTGTGTCTTGCCTACTCTGAGTCTGTGTGGATTGCAAGGAGAAATGTAGATCCATGTAGTCCAGTAAAATAAAAGGTTTTACATTCATCAATGATCTCAGCTGCTGATATATGGCTCTTCGGATCCGTGTCGTGGTGAGATTTTAGGAGTGATCCTAGAAAATCATTCCCAAAACTCTCTGCTTTCCCAGTTTGAACTTCATCTTGTCTCTTCTTTACAATTTGCATGATGGAATCATCAAGCAATTGCTCTGTTTTGTCTGCTTCGATGTCGTCTTGTGTTCTTGTAAATTTTCTACGACGTGGAAAGTTATCAGTACTAACACTTGAGCTAAAAATGAGGTCTAAAATGGATTAAAATCTTTGCATGAGAGAAACATATGTAGTAACTGGACATTTTTCTTGCTTGAGGTTTGACCACATGTCATTCTTGATAGGATGACATATTCGGTATTTAGGTTTCCCTTTTGTTGAGCGTTCTTGGTGAAGCTTATTTTTAAGAAGCTCTCCTACATTATACAGGGTGTGTTTTGGGGTGGGGTGTATAAGATGATGTATCCTATTTTAGTGAACCAATGATAAGGTAGTTAAAACTAAGCTGTAATTCGAAGGATCAGATATGAATGAATTTAATATTACTATAAAAAACTTGCCCCTTTAGTAAAAGCTAAATTCTGATCCTGTCAAATGACAAACTACAATGTCTGGTTGAGtagtttttcattttgaattGATGTTATAAGCTTATTCATTTTGTTAACTTCTAAATAAGATCCTACCCAGTTGTATTTTATGTCTCAAGTTGTACTTTAAAAACATATCAGTTGATTTTGTACAGATTACAAAACTCCTTTGTGTCATTTGCCTTTGTCACTTGTTTCAAGACTCAAAATGTTATTTTGGCCTGTTAATGATGTATTCTTTCCGATGTAATGACACAGTGGACCTCCAAGATTTGATGGTGACAGGCCCCGTTTTGGTGATCGGGATGGATACCGTGGTGGACCAAGAGGACCACCTGGTGAATTTGGTGGGGAAAAAGGTGGAGCTCCGGCTGACTTCCAACCTTCATTCAgggtaagtcttgctctgtaatCTATTTGTTAGATCATGAGCATATTCTGTTGTTGGCGTCTTCTGGACTTCTGTTATTTGTGTCTTCTTGAATTACATGAAATTTTCAAGTGATTTAGTTGGCTTACCTCTATTTACTATGATTTTTATTCAATCATTTTAGGTGCACGCCTTCTAGCAACACATGTCATGTAAAGCGTGTGCTGCTGCTATATGAAACGGGCTTCTGAAATGTTGCAGGCTGTAGATTTTAGGTTTCATTGAAAtagcaataataataaaaaaaaaattaccttcTTCATCCTCAACGGTCAACCTTTACCTGcctcaattttctctctctatgcATTCTGTCTTCTTTGAGTTTGAAGTTCCATTTTCCTTTATTTACCTTTTCTCCTTCTGCTTCTGGATACTGTGCATGTtctatttcattatttttatttccatGTTTATTATGCTGATATGTACAGAGAATGACAAAATAAGATAAAAGGGTGTTATTATTTGGAATTCAGCTTGTAATCTGTAATAACTTAATACACTGATTAAAATCTCTAAAAAGAgtgatataataaaaaaatactattaggATGATTTGGCTTGACTATTGTGCCTTGTTGTTTGTAATACACGTAAAATAGGGTAAATTTCCGTAAGAAGTTTTTTGATGATTTCTATGGAAGTGACATTTGTTGGTGCCATGCAGGGTGGTAATGGGGGCGGTCGTCCTGGTTTTGGCCGAGGTGCGGGTGGCTTTGGTGGATCACCTTCAACCTAAACTTCTCTTGTTGTCTATTGCGTAGTTTTTTTATTAGATTTTGCGAGTTGGAATTATGTCAAACTAGAACTTCTATTTTGCATGAGAAATTGTTCTATTTTTTCGGGTATCATATATCTTGGTTTGCGTTATTGGTTTGTTTGTTAGTTATGTTCATGGTTTAATTTATTACGagtactattattattattattattattattattattatagcatATAATCTTTGTTTCTTAACCATAGGCGGTGGTGGCCacttttctattttggtttgttttATTAAAAGTGATCACTTttcaaaatagtaaaaatttgGGCTTAATTAAGTctattaatttaagtttaattaagctattattattattattattattattattattattattattattattattattataataaaatgttgaaattttagaaatatacacacattgcatatatatatatatatatatatataggggtgtaaatgagcggagtcgagtcgagtattgCTTTGCTCAGACTCGAACTCGGTTGTTTTCAtaaagctcgagctcgagctcgagctcgactcggtcgagcttgatttttttgagctcgagctcgactcagTGCCATATTCGCGAGCCcgagctcgactcgattaaGCTCGATTACCAGTTGCACCAAGGAAGGAGAGCAGTTGCGCCGGGCTAAGAAAAGAAATGCAGTCGCGCCGGGCTGGAAAAAGGGCAGTCGGTGGTGGTAGATACTATTGCTGTCGCGCCGGTCGTCGGGCCTGGAAAATAAGAACCAAAGGCGGCGCCGCGGTGGCTCCGTGCTGCACTGCTACTGCTGTCAGGCTCATCGGAGCTTCCCCGGGAGGACGAGCTGCCGTCGCGCCGAGTGCTGGAGTGTGTGTCAGCGGTCGCCGGTCAGCccactgagagagagagaaaagagattTGGGTGGTCTGGAGTGTGTGGCAGCGCGTGATTTCATATGGTTTGGATTTTGTGTAATTGTTAATTGTTACAATATAATTGGGCTTGCGACTTGGGCCTTCTTGTGGGttgaattatatttattttgggcctatataatatatatatataggggagggctagaataaaaacactcttaagtgtataaaatataaatga
It contains:
- the LOC130993677 gene encoding 40S ribosomal protein S10-1-like, with the protein product MIISEKNRREISKYLFQEGVCYAKKDFNLAKHPEIDVPNLQVIKLMQSFKSKEYVRETFAWMHYYWYLTNDGIEFLRTYLNLPSEIVPATLKKSAKPLGRPMGGPPGDRPRGPPRFDGDRPRFGDRDGYRGGPRGPPGEFGGEKGGAPADFQPSFRGGNGGGRPGFGRGAGGFGGSPST